In Candidatus Omnitrophota bacterium, the genomic stretch TGTGAGGTCACGAGTTCGATTCTCGTCAGCTCCACCACTCATTTAACCTCGAACCAGAGAGGTAGAGAATATAAGAAAGTAGCCGACGTTTAAACGTCGGCTACTTTCTTTTGATTTGTCGTTGAGATAATTCAAAATGTCCCGTTAATTGTAGGGGATATTTAAATGCCCCCTACAATTGAGTTAGCGTGCGGGACAGGTCAATATCCAGCCAAAAACTCCTCTCGTTACCTCTCTTTATCTCTGGTTTACTTTTTGGGTGGTTTAGTGCTTTTCTCGTCAGATACGAGCATATTTCGAGATATTATCAGAGCCAAAATAATGACTAAACCACTTATTCTTAAGATCAGATCTTTTTCTTTTCTTTATCAATCCTTCTTAGTATAACTTCTCGTGATACCACAAAATCTCGGGCCAATAACTCAACGATTCTATCCATAGCGACGGCCTCATTTTTAATACCCAGGGCTTTAATCTGTTTTGAATGATGTTTTATCCTCTTCTCTAGGTGATGGCTTGATACGAGTATTAAACCTGCGAATTGATTTGCTTGCCACTCAAGCCAAGACCATTCATTTTCCGGAAAGGTCTCCATGAAATCTTTCCAATCTCCGGTCGTATTGAACCCGCGATGCCTATAAACACCTTCATGCATAATGGCATGGCCTACCTCATGGGCGAGGGTAAAGCGGTAGCGGCCTTGCCTGTGTTTATAAACATATTCATCCACGGAAATGTTTGATAGATCCGATGATATAAAGCCGTCGATTTCTATGATTTCATGGAGCCCGGGAATAGGGATGATATCAATACCGAGTTTAAATTCCACTATCTCTTCGATAGGCGTAGGGTAGGCATCTTTTGGATGGTATTTATGCAGGAAATCTGCCGCTACTTTCTCTATATGATCGTGATTTTTATAAGGAACAAAAACGTCATCCACTCTTATGATTCCTTAATTAATTTTATCAGCTTATCAAGCTTCTCTTTTGTTATCTTTTTCCCTCTAATGGTGCGGAATAAGAAAGGCATCCTCGCCACGATCTCTTTTTCTCTAAGCTCCTTCGGTAACCGGCCAGATTCCGCCGCTGCGCGATCAAAAAATTCATACCACTCATCCGACGCCTCTTTTAATTTGAGATAATGAGCGTATTTTTTCAGTATCTCATCTTTGGGCGGCGGTAGTACACCTCTCTCGACCTTACTTAAATTTCCAGGATC encodes the following:
- a CDS encoding helix-turn-helix domain-containing protein, with product MDERKTFGSYFKERRIKLGLTLRKFCEDHGIDPGNLSKVERGVLPPPKDEILKKYAHYLKLKEASDEWYEFFDRAAAESGRLPKELREKEIVARMPFLFRTIRGKKITKEKLDKLIKLIKES
- a CDS encoding ImmA/IrrE family metallo-endopeptidase, translating into MDDVFVPYKNHDHIEKVAADFLHKYHPKDAYPTPIEEIVEFKLGIDIIPIPGLHEIIEIDGFISSDLSNISVDEYVYKHRQGRYRFTLAHEVGHAIMHEGVYRHRGFNTTGDWKDFMETFPENEWSWLEWQANQFAGLILVSSHHLEKRIKHHSKQIKALGIKNEAVAMDRIVELLARDFVVSREVILRRIDKEKKKI